Proteins encoded in a region of the Limanda limanda chromosome 17, fLimLim1.1, whole genome shotgun sequence genome:
- the ankrd40 gene encoding ankyrin repeat domain-containing protein 40: protein MSSASLDRELQERLREASAIGDVDEVRMLVESGANVNSQNEINGWTCLHWACKRNHKHIVSYLLGCGADKDILTAKEELASQLTSKPEIKRLLGVEVEVEEVPEVKESDLPIIPHYLSEPPFMFSKMDNKSEVLLAQQILQNGSEEHAEDTLSDTASLSPTHEPQKSQSQVSDDSLPPSNPAAHSQALTGEFIPVTEQNGVSPSAASSHNHTVVNCRVPMDLSVEPHLVNHADHPHALPHNGTVCSPPLASPSPSLASNGGVQAPVASGNPTMSRQQSIPQQLSYGQAGGTMPAFQPFFFTSTFPVNVQELVLKVRIQNPSTRENDFIEVELDRQELTYRSLLRVCCRELDISAEHVEKIRKLPNTMLRKDKDVARLQDFQELEVVLEKDEGLSLFSGAGGLTDRPCYNMKASRLTY, encoded by the exons ATGTCCTCCGCTTCTTTGGATCGAGAGTTGCAGGAGCGGCTGAGGGAGGCGTCCGCCATCGGGGACGTCGACGAGGTGCGGATGCTGGTGGAGAGCGGAGCGAACGTCAACTCGCAGAACGAAATCAACGGATg GACATGCCTGCACTGGGCCTGCAAGAGGAACCATAAGCACATAGTGTCCTACTTACTCGGCTGTGGAGCAGATAAAGACATTCTCACAGCGAAGGAGGAGCTGGCCTCACAGCTCACATCCAAGCCAGAGATCAAACGACTGCTAGGAG TTGAGGTTGAGGTGGAGGAAGTGCCTGAAGTCAAGGAGTCCGACTTGCCAATCATTCCCCACTACCTGTCTGAACCGCCCTTCATGTTCTCCAAGATGGATAACAAATCAGAGGTCCTTTTAGCACAACAGATTTTACAGAATGGTTCTGAAGAACATGCTGAGGACACACTCAGTGAtacagcctccctctctccaacCCATGAGCCTCAGAAATCACAGAGCCAAGTCTCTGACgactctcttcctccttcaaaCCCTGCGGCCCACAGCCAAGCCCTGACCGGGGAATTCATTCCTGTGACTGAGCAAAATGGCGTGTCACCCAGTGCGGCCTCATCCCACAACCATACTGTGGTTAACTGCAGGGTGCCCATGGACCTGTCAGTCGAGCCACACCTTGTCAACCACGCTGACCACCCGCATGCTCTGCCACACAATGGCACCGTGTGCTCACCTCCGCTGGCCTCACCCAGCCCCAGCTTGGCCAGTAATGGCGGGGTCCAGGCCCCAGTGGCCAGCGGGAACCCAACCATGAGCAGGCAGCAGTCGATCCCCCAGCAACTGAGCTACGGCCAGGCCGGTGGGACCATGCCGGCTTTCCAGCCTTTCTTCTTCACGAGCACCTTCCCTGTCAACGTGCAAG AACTGGTGTTGAAAGTGCGAATCCAGAATCCCAGTACACGGGAGAACGACTTCATTGAGGTGGAGCTGGACCGCCAGGAGCTCACCTACCGCTCCCTTCTGAGGGTCTGCTGCCGCGAGTTGGACATCAGCGCCGAGCATGTGGAGAAGATCCGCAAGCTGCCAAACACCATGTTGAGAAAG GACAAGGACGTGGCTCGGCTTCAGGACTTTCAGGAGCTGGAGGTTGTGTTGGAGAAAGACGAGGGCCTGTCCCTCTTCTCTGGGGCCGGGGGCCTGACAGACAGACCCTGCTACAACATGAAGGCCTCCCGCCTCACCTACTAG
- the wfikkn2a gene encoding WAP, Kazal, immunoglobulin, Kunitz and NTR domain-containing protein 2, whose amino-acid sequence MWWMLFPRWIWFLLGHWYMDGRRCVGAMPMPMSVSKVVYSHAGLCPNELNPNLWVDAMSTCMRECESDQDCESFEKCCPNVCGNKSCVAARYIDIRGNKGPIGMPKGATCDKFMCSQQGSECDIWDSQPVCKCRDRCEREPHFTCASDGMTYYNKCYMDAEACSKGISISEVTCRYHLTWPNTSPIPAETTLHPTTALQTTLPADIQLPVIHSGPTQLAVFVGETASFLCDVSGKPHPEITWEKQLKGKENIVMRPNHVQGNVVVTNIGQLVIYNAQLQDAGIYTCTAKNVGGRVSSHFPLVVIRREVKGKSAEGNSTNLPFPAEECLKSPDTDDCGEESMSWYYEPKRNNCFTFTYSQCNKNRNHFDTYETCMLSCGGDLAAPCSLPSLQGPCKAYEPRWAYSTDLKKCQSFVYGGCGGNENNFESKEACEEMCPFPKNHNCKMCKPRGKMLASFCKSDFVILGRVTDLTEEQESGHALVTVEEILKDEKMGLRFFGKEPLEVTLLNMDWNCPCPNITVANVQLIIMGDVQNGMAVLQPDSFVGSSSARRIRKLREVAHKKTCDFLKDFSAVQ is encoded by the exons ATGTGGTGGATGCTGTTCCCCCGGTGGATTTGGTTTCTCCTGGGACACTGGTACATGGACGGCCGCCGCTGCGTGGGAGCGATGCCGATGCCCATGTCCGTGTCGAAGGTGGTGTACTCTCACGCGGGCCTGTGCCCCAACGAGCTGAACCCCAACCTGTGGGTGGACGCGATGAGCACCTGCATGCGGGAGTGTGAGTCTGACCAG GACTGTGAGTCGTTTGAAAAGTGCTGCCCTAATGTGTGTGGAAACAAGAGCTGCGTGGCCGCACGCTACATAGACATCCGGGGCAACAAGGGCCCCATCGGAATGCCCAAGGGTGCCACCTGCGACAAGTTCATGTGCTCTCAGCAAGGGTCCGAGTGCGACATCTGGGACAGCCAGCCTGTTTGTAAGTGCCGCGACCGCTGCGAGAGGGAGCCCCACTTCACGTGTGCGTCTGACGGCATGACATATTATAACAAGTGCTACATGGATGCAGAGGCCTGTTCCAAGGGTATCTCTATCTCTGAGGTCACCTGCAG GTATCACCTGACCTGGCCGAACACCAGCCCAATCCCTGCGGAGACCACCCTCCATCCCACCACTGCCCTCCAGACCACCCTCCCCGCTGACATCCAACTCCCTGTCATACACAGCGGCCCCACCCAGCTGGCTGTGTTTGTCGGAGAGACGGCCAGTTTCCTGTGTGACGTGTCGGGGAAGCCGCATCCGGAAATCACCTGGGAGAAGCAGCTGAAGGGCAAAGAGAACATCGTCATGAGACCGAATCACGTACAAGGGAACGTTGTGGTTACTAACATCGGCCAGCTGGTCATATACAATGCACAGCTCCAGGATGCCGGCATCTATACATGCACAGCCAAAAACGTTGGGGGGAGAGTCTCATCGCACTTCCCCCTGGTGGTGATCAGGAGAGAAGTGAAAGGTAAGAGCGCAGAGGGGAACAGTACAAACCTGCCTTTTCCAGCCGAGGAGTGCCTGAAGAGCCCGGACACCGATGACTGCGGCGAGGAGAGCATGAGCTGGTACTATGAACCAAAGAGGAACAACTGCTTCACCTTCACTTACAGCCAGTGCAACAAAAACCGCAATCATTTCGACACCTACGAGACCTGCATGCTGTCGTGTGGAGGAGACCTGGCGGCTCCCTGTAGCCTCCCGAGCCTCCAGGGGCCTTGCAAGGCCTACGAGCCTCGCTGGGCCTACAGCACTGACCTGAAGAAGTGCCAGTCCTTCGTCTACGGAGGCTGCGGTGGCAACGAGAACAACTTTGAGTCCAAAGAGGCCTGTGAGGAGATGTGCCCCTTTCCGAAGAACCACAACTGCAAGATGTGTAAACCTCGGGGCAAGATGCTCGCCAGCTTCTGCAAGAGTGACTTTGTGATCCTGGGGCGTGTGACGGACCTGACGGAGGAGCAAGAGTCCGGCCACGCCCTGGTGACCGTGGAGGAGATCCTGAAGGATGAGAAGATGGGTCTGAGGTTCTTCGGCAAGGAACCGTTGGAGGTGACTCTTCTGAACATGGATTGGAACTGTCCCTGCCCCAACATCACCGTGGCCAACGTGCAGCTCATCATCATGGGAGACGTTCAGAACGGGATGGCCGTCCTGCAGCCCGACAGCTTCGTGGGCTCGTCCAGCGCTCGCAGGATCAGGAAGCTCCGTGAGGTCGCCCACAAGAAAACATGCGATTTTCTCAAAGATTTCTCTGCCGTCCAGTAG
- the LOC133022661 gene encoding interferon-induced protein 44-like: MNYNINHSPTFSVKSYFTKAPPVSRPPPLLEQPWREVSEKFKGNLKFVKSYQPEKKQVKQLRILLHGPVGAGKSSFINSAEAVLRGRPAGRAETDSIFGSSHTKQYRTFKLQEATYSFVFTDIMGLEEGPDSGVSVKDVKLALRGHVKEGYTFNPKKELKEGDDGYNSDPTLEDKVHVLVCVVPADTVSRISDQMLKKMREVRLAASELGIPHLAIITRVDVACPEVKKDTSNIYKSKYLKEQVEGFHQQLGLSMNCIFLVQNYSHEI, from the exons ATGAACTATAACATAAATCATTCTCCAACATTCTCAGTTAAGTCCTATTTCACTAAAGCTCCTCCAGTGTCACGTCCTCCACCACTCTTAGAGCAGCCATGGAGGGAGGTGTCAGA GAAGTTCAAGGGCAACCTTAAGTTTGTGAAATCCTACCAGCCTGAAAAAAAACAGGTCAAACAGCTCAGGATTCTCCTTCATGGACCAGTTGGTGCTGGAAAGTCGAGCTTCATCAACTCTGCCGAAGCCGTTTTAAGAGGCAGACCTGCTGGTCGAGCTGAGACAGATTCAATTTTTGGGAGCAGCCACACCAAACAG TACCGGACCTTCAAACTTCAAGAGGCCACTTactcttttgttttcactgacATCATGGGCTTAGAGGAAGGACCTGACAGTGGAGTCTCTGTGAAAGACGTCAAACTGGCCCTGAGAGGACACGTGAAAGAAGGTTACACG TTCAACCCTAAAAAAGAACTGAAGGAGGGTGATGATGGCTACAACTCCGATCCCACTTTGGAAGACAAAGTTCACGTTCTGGTGTGTGTTGTTCCTGCGGACACAGTGTCTAGGATAAGTGATCAGATGTTGAAGAAGATGAGAGAGGTCAGACTTGCAGCCAGTGAACTGG GAATTCCCCATTTGGCTATTATCACCAGAGTTGATGTAGCCTGTCCCGAGGTTAAAAAGGACACAAGCAATATTTATAAGAGCAAGTACCTGAAGGAACAG GTTGAAGGATTCCACCAGCAGCTGGGGCTTTCAATGAACTGCATCTTCCTTGTGCAGAACTACAGTCATGAAATTTAG